CCCCAGCACTTCCACTTTTTGGAGCAGATTGCGCCGGGCTGCCCAGTCACAAATCATCTTCACAGCTTCAAACTCGCCTTCCGATACTCGTGCCGAGGCAACCTCTACCCGGTCTACCTTCAAATCTTCCAATAGCAAACGGGCGATCATTAGCTTCTCATGAGGCACAAAAGATACTCCGCTGGTTTGTTCACCATCACGGAGCGTTGTGTCCATGACTTCTATCTTCACGCCTTCTTTTCCCATTCTTCTATTTTGTCTTTATTGCTTAGCAGGAAATCTATATCGTCCAATCCGTTCATCAAACAATGTTTCTTGTAAGCATTGATTTCGAAATGTTCACTTTTACCTGTCGCCTTGTTGGTGATGGTCTGTTCGGGAAGGTTCACTTCCACTTCCATCTTCGGATCCGCTTCAATCGAATCGAACAGTTCTTGCAGGAATTCTTCGGTAACAACCACCGGAAGCACAAAGTTGTTCAACTCGTTGTTCTTATGAATATCGGCAAAGAAACTGGATACCACCACACGGAAGCCATATCCGGCAATCGCCCAGGCTGCGTGTTCGCGGCTCGAACCGGAACCGAAGTTCTTTCCCGCCACCAATACCTGTCCGCTGTATGTAGGATTGTTCAACACAAAATCCTTATTCAGAGAACCGTCGGCATTGTAACGCCAATCACGGAAAAGGTTATCACCAAAGAATTTCTCTTCACGGGTAGTTGCTTTCAGGAAACGAGCCGGAATAATCTGGTCGGTATCTACATTTTCTAAAGGCAGGGGTACACAAGTACTTGTTATGATATTAAATTTTGTCTTAGCCATCTGTTTATTTACTATTTAAATATTTACGATTTACGATTGAAATCACATCAATTCCCTCGGATCGGTAATCACACCTGTCACCGCAGCCGCAGCCGCTACCAGCGGACTGGCCAACAATGTACGTGCACCCGGTCCCTGGCGACCTTCAAAGTTACGGTTGCTGGTAGATACCGAATATTTGCCGGCAGGAATCTTATCATCATTCATCGCCAGACAAGCAGAACATCCCGGCTGACGGATAGCAAAACCAGCTTCAGTCAGTATCTTGTCGATGCCTTCCTTACGAATCTGCGCATCTACCATCCAGGAACCCGGAACCAGCCATGCGATTACGTTGTCCGCTTTCCTGCGACCTTTCACAAGAGAAGCAAATGCACGGAAATCTTCAATACGACCGTTTGTACAAGCACCCAGGAATACATAATCAATCTTCTTGCCCAGTAAAGACTCACCCGGCTCGAATCCCATATAATCCAATGATTTCTTGAAAGAAACCTGTGCGGCTTCGCCCATTCCTTCTGTAGTAGGGATATGCTGAGTGATGCCCATACCCATTCCCGGATTGGTTCCGTAGGTAATCATCGGATCGATATCAGCCGCGTCAAAACGTACTTCCTTATCAAATACGGCATCATTATCACTCTTCAATGTTTTCCAATGTGCCACTGCTTTTTCCCATTCTTCTCCTTTCGGAGCATTCTCACGACCTTTGATATATTCAAAAGTCACTTCGTCAGGAGCAACCATACCACCACGCGCACCCATTTCGATAGAAAGGTTACAGAGCGTAAGGCGTCCTTCCATTGTCATGTTGCGGATCACCGAACCTGCATATTCTACAAAGTATCCGGTAGCACCACTGGTAGTCATCTTGGACATCATATACAAAGCCACGTCTTTTGCAGTCACACCTTTGCCTAGTTCACCGTCCACAGTGATACGCATCGTTTTCGGTCTTGACTGAAGGATACATTGCGAAGCCAGTACCATTTCCACTTCACTCGTTCCGATACCGAAAGCAATCGCTCCCATAGCGCCGTGAGTAGAAGTATGAGAGTCACCGCAAACAATAGTCATTCCCGGCAAAGTCAGACCGCGTTCCGGACCTACCACATGGATGATACCATTCTTCGGATGCATCATGCCGTAATGTGTCAGACCGAAATCTTTTGCGTTCTGCGTCAGAGTGTCCACCTGTGTCTTGGAGATAGCATCTTCAATCGGTTTGTCCTGATCGTGAGTCGGCGTATTGTGGTCGGGCATACAGAATACCTTTTCCGGACGTAATACTCCGATTCCACGTTCCCGCAATCCGGCAAAGGCTTGCGGGCTTGTTACTTCATGACAATATAGACGATCAATGTAAAGCTGTGTAGGGCCATCTTCCACGGTAGTCACCACGTGGGCATCCCATATCTTATCAAATAATGTATTCATCTGTTTATTTACTATTTTACTAATTACTATTTTCTTTTTTAAACCGGCTTATCTATTCCCAAACCTGCTTTTCACGAATTGAATTTGTTAATACAGTCGATATAGGCTTCTACTGAAGCGGCAATAATATCCGTATTCGCGCCGAAACCATAATAAACCTGGTTATCATATTCCACCTGCATATGAACTTTACCTACATCATCACTTCCCTTGCTGATAGCCTGAATAGTAAATTCTTTCAGCGTCATGTGGCGGTCTACAATCTTTTTCAATGCCTTGATAGCTGCATCTACCGGACCGTTACCGCTGGCACAACCTTCAAACTTCTCACCGGCGATATTCAATCCCAGGCTGGCTACCGAACGAACACCGACACCACTCGTCACTTGCAGGTATTCCAGTTTGATGCGGTGGTTCTCGCTACGGTCTGCACCTGCCAATACCAAAATATCATCATCATTAATATCTTTCTTCTTATCGGCCAACTTCAAGAATTCTTCGTAAACCTTGTCCAGTTTTTCCTGGTCTAACTCAACACCCAGGATAGTCAGGCGGTTCTTCAAAGCGGCACGTCCGCTACGGGCAGTCAGTACGATTGAGTTGTCGTCAATACCCACATCGTGCGGATCGATAATCTCATATGTCTGTACATTCTTCAACACACCATCCTGATGGATACCCGAAGAGTGGGCAAAGGCATTGCGACCTACGATAGCCTTATTCGGCTGTACCGGCATATTCATCAAGCTGGATACCATGCGGCTGGTCGGATAAATCTTCTGTGTATTGATATTAGTCTGAATGTCAATTTCGTGGTGGCTCTTGATAATCATAGCGATTTCTTCGAGTGCCGTGTTTCCGGCACGTTCGCCGATACCGTTGATGGTAACTTCCACTTGGCGTGCGCCATTCAAAACACCAGCAATCGTATTGGCAGTAGCCATACCCAAGTCATTGTGGCAGTGAGTGGAAAGGATTGCATTTTCAACGCCGTCTACATGGTCGATCAAGTATTTAATCTTAGCGCCATATTCCGAAGGCAAGCAATAACCAGTCGTATCCGGTATATTGACTACCGTAGCTCCTGCCTTGATAACTGCTTCTACTACACGTGCCAAATACTCATTGTCCGTACGACCGGCATCTTCCGCATAGAACTCTACATCGTCTACAAAACGA
The DNA window shown above is from Bacteroides faecium and carries:
- the leuD gene encoding 3-isopropylmalate dehydratase small subunit — translated: MAKTKFNIITSTCVPLPLENVDTDQIIPARFLKATTREEKFFGDNLFRDWRYNADGSLNKDFVLNNPTYSGQVLVAGKNFGSGSSREHAAWAIAGYGFRVVVSSFFADIHKNNELNNFVLPVVVTEEFLQELFDSIEADPKMEVEVNLPEQTITNKATGKSEHFEINAYKKHCLMNGLDDIDFLLSNKDKIEEWEKKA
- the leuC gene encoding 3-isopropylmalate dehydratase large subunit; amino-acid sequence: MNTLFDKIWDAHVVTTVEDGPTQLYIDRLYCHEVTSPQAFAGLRERGIGVLRPEKVFCMPDHNTPTHDQDKPIEDAISKTQVDTLTQNAKDFGLTHYGMMHPKNGIIHVVGPERGLTLPGMTIVCGDSHTSTHGAMGAIAFGIGTSEVEMVLASQCILQSRPKTMRITVDGELGKGVTAKDVALYMMSKMTTSGATGYFVEYAGSVIRNMTMEGRLTLCNLSIEMGARGGMVAPDEVTFEYIKGRENAPKGEEWEKAVAHWKTLKSDNDAVFDKEVRFDAADIDPMITYGTNPGMGMGITQHIPTTEGMGEAAQVSFKKSLDYMGFEPGESLLGKKIDYVFLGACTNGRIEDFRAFASLVKGRRKADNVIAWLVPGSWMVDAQIRKEGIDKILTEAGFAIRQPGCSACLAMNDDKIPAGKYSVSTSNRNFEGRQGPGARTLLASPLVAAAAAVTGVITDPRELM
- a CDS encoding 2-isopropylmalate synthase; its protein translation is MDNRLFIFDTTLRDGEQVPGCQLNTVEKIQVAKALELLGVDVIEAGFPISSPGDFNSVIEISKAVTWPTICALTRAVQKDIDVAVDALRFAKHKRIHTGIGTSDSHIKYKFNSNREEIIERAVAAVKYARRFVDDVEFYAEDAGRTDNEYLARVVEAVIKAGATVVNIPDTTGYCLPSEYGAKIKYLIDHVDGVENAILSTHCHNDLGMATANTIAGVLNGARQVEVTINGIGERAGNTALEEIAMIIKSHHEIDIQTNINTQKIYPTSRMVSSLMNMPVQPNKAIVGRNAFAHSSGIHQDGVLKNVQTYEIIDPHDVGIDDNSIVLTARSGRAALKNRLTILGVELDQEKLDKVYEEFLKLADKKKDINDDDILVLAGADRSENHRIKLEYLQVTSGVGVRSVASLGLNIAGEKFEGCASGNGPVDAAIKALKKIVDRHMTLKEFTIQAISKGSDDVGKVHMQVEYDNQVYYGFGANTDIIAASVEAYIDCINKFNS